One genomic segment of Desulforamulus reducens MI-1 includes these proteins:
- a CDS encoding type II secretion system F family protein, which yields MVENLASYLYGLPSLDMAIPYVLLGVGSLGVGLTAMVLANLILKHATKSSNVLFNKIKQSAHHMRSRPPQSLQEALGISKQGKWREFREKVTDKTSWLLPKKLFTNSAYLSLTTILSFSIARFCLVTLKNTPAALVSVIAIILLMSQVFSAVIYQKRSKYTEQIPSAIRVISTVLEDTNDFTRALENVVERSPEPTRSLFRRVLERLNHGEQRKKVFGLIPKAMGTGHSIMLANVLEEGYRHGVAALPMFNTLASQFDTMHKLELNNKVLLIPSRFSSVLLHIGVVALVLLSTRLVPDAMKYITDNIGKSLVVLCFVSMIINIVTDKLWSTVEG from the coding sequence ATGGTAGAGAATTTAGCCAGTTACTTGTATGGACTTCCTTCCTTGGATATGGCAATACCCTATGTACTATTGGGGGTAGGATCTCTTGGAGTTGGTCTTACTGCAATGGTTCTAGCGAACCTAATACTAAAGCATGCTACGAAAAGCAGTAATGTACTTTTTAATAAGATTAAGCAATCGGCTCACCACATGCGTTCCAGACCTCCGCAGTCATTACAGGAAGCCTTGGGAATTAGTAAGCAAGGCAAGTGGAGAGAGTTTCGAGAGAAGGTAACGGATAAAACAAGTTGGTTATTGCCAAAGAAACTTTTTACAAATTCAGCGTATCTCTCTCTAACAACGATTCTTTCATTTTCTATTGCAAGATTTTGTCTAGTCACTTTAAAAAATACACCCGCCGCCTTGGTATCGGTTATCGCCATTATTCTTTTAATGTCCCAAGTTTTTAGTGCAGTTATATATCAAAAAAGATCAAAATACACCGAGCAAATACCATCCGCAATCAGGGTTATAAGCACTGTGCTGGAGGATACCAACGATTTTACCAGGGCACTGGAAAACGTAGTGGAACGATCGCCAGAACCAACCCGATCACTATTCAGGCGGGTGCTAGAGAGATTAAATCATGGAGAGCAAAGAAAAAAAGTCTTTGGCTTAATTCCCAAAGCTATGGGCACAGGTCATAGCATTATGTTGGCCAATGTCCTGGAGGAAGGATATCGACATGGAGTAGCCGCACTACCCATGTTCAACACCCTGGCCAGCCAGTTCGATACGATGCATAAATTGGAGTTAAATAATAAGGTTTTACTGATTCCCTCTAGGTTTTCATCCGTACTGCTGCATATCGGCGTGGTGGCTCTGGTGTTATTATCCACCCGTTTAGTTCCGGATGCTATGAAATATATAACTGATAACATTGGCAAATCTTTAGTTGTCCTCTGCTTTGTGTCGATGATTATTAATATTGTCACGGATAAACTTTGGAGTACAGTGGAGGGTTAG
- a CDS encoding prepilin peptidase — MVFLGFDMLVGVLVVGGCLKDIWHRVIPKWCTVGIFLLAVTVNILKFGWLSGIINTLTGALFLTSMYLMLGVMFKQRLGGGDWKLIIALGAYVGWNDMSGLLPIQLFFAGIMELLHFAVRSKAILPWSFVMAFKDRLIAELYGYADPVVYAYGPFIGLPFIFFLLLKNYLLFLI; from the coding sequence ATGGTTTTTTTAGGATTTGATATGCTCGTTGGAGTCTTAGTAGTAGGGGGCTGTTTAAAGGATATATGGCACAGGGTTATACCAAAATGGTGTACAGTAGGTATTTTCTTATTAGCTGTCACTGTAAATATTTTAAAATTTGGTTGGTTGTCAGGAATCATAAATACCTTAACCGGAGCCCTTTTCTTAACCTCAATGTATCTCATGTTAGGAGTTATGTTTAAGCAAAGACTGGGCGGAGGTGACTGGAAACTCATCATTGCTCTGGGTGCCTATGTGGGATGGAATGATATGTCCGGGCTTTTACCCATACAACTGTTTTTTGCAGGCATCATGGAGTTATTGCATTTTGCTGTAAGGAGTAAAGCAATACTCCCGTGGAGTTTTGTTATGGCGTTCAAGGACCGGCTTATTGCCGAACTGTATGGCTATGCAGATCCGGTAGTCTATGCCTATGGTCCCTTTATTGGTCTGCCCTTTATCTTTTTCTTGCTATTAAAAAACTATCTTCTGTTTTTGATCTAG
- a CDS encoding VanW family protein yields the protein MLLAEFLATALYYWGKLHINQYTWVSVPSIATLVMAILLFALNPIVLAKEKTPTVAAAPKKENSIKQMETIPMPKQDERMVEQGGRKPVVKGIGPKLNVYTPQGSETELDLSEKPALLFAWWCPHCDYVLQEIAQYSLSDRPYLVVTNLKGDDLKAIDEKLKANGLAGVPYFLYYEQPPVESVPASIWWSEGKLNTSPGYSIKPDSKKLLSKARIPITKDNGGKNAILAGKAIDGAVIPPGGIFSFNQIVGERSPERGYRVSGVIESDGNGGYKYSQGTGGGVCRTSTVVHWAAKKASLEVAEYHKHSLPVAYGKVDEDAAVAWPYADYKFRNNTGDKLSVKVQHTDSWLEVEIWKG from the coding sequence ATGCTATTGGCCGAATTCTTGGCTACAGCCCTTTATTACTGGGGTAAATTACACATTAATCAATATACATGGGTGTCTGTACCTAGTATCGCTACTCTTGTCATGGCGATATTACTTTTTGCCCTAAACCCAATTGTACTGGCAAAAGAAAAAACTCCAACCGTGGCCGCAGCCCCTAAAAAAGAGAATTCAATTAAGCAGATGGAAACCATTCCGATGCCTAAACAGGATGAAAGAATGGTTGAGCAAGGCGGACGTAAGCCAGTGGTGAAAGGTATAGGTCCGAAGTTAAATGTTTATACACCCCAAGGGTCCGAGACTGAATTAGATTTATCCGAAAAACCTGCTCTGCTGTTTGCCTGGTGGTGTCCTCATTGTGATTATGTCTTGCAGGAAATAGCACAATATAGTCTTTCAGACAGGCCCTACCTTGTAGTAACTAATTTAAAGGGTGATGACCTAAAGGCTATTGATGAAAAACTAAAAGCTAATGGATTAGCTGGCGTGCCTTACTTTCTTTATTACGAGCAACCACCAGTTGAAAGTGTCCCGGCAAGTATTTGGTGGTCAGAGGGTAAACTAAACACTTCTCCCGGCTATAGCATAAAGCCTGACTCAAAGAAATTGTTGAGTAAAGCAAGAATACCTATCACGAAAGATAATGGTGGGAAGAATGCAATTCTGGCCGGGAAAGCAATAGACGGTGCAGTTATTCCCCCGGGGGGAATCTTTTCGTTTAATCAAATTGTTGGTGAGCGTTCCCCCGAAAGGGGATACAGGGTTTCTGGTGTGATTGAGAGTGACGGGAACGGTGGTTATAAGTACAGCCAGGGCACTGGTGGCGGGGTATGTCGGACCTCCACAGTGGTTCATTGGGCGGCTAAGAAAGCGAGTTTGGAAGTGGCCGAATACCATAAACATAGTCTTCCGGTGGCATATGGCAAAGTAGATGAAGATGCCGCAGTTGCTTGGCCATATGCCGATTACAAGTTCAGAAATAACACAGGAGATAAGTTAAGCGTTAAGGTTCAGCATACGGACAGTTGGCTGGAGGTTGAGATATGGAAAGGATAA
- a CDS encoding EAL domain-containing protein, whose amino-acid sequence MDDVTRILRDEKVSIVFQPINDLKNNSTYAYEALARGPMGGNLYYPTSLFSVAQKLGKIDEIDLLCVKKALQESEVFPKVKLFINVRPATLLNRSQDIFKLLPKGRNIVLEVAEIGLGVKMQKELIRVVRELKEYGIKIALDDIGAGDRNFTNLCEIPADFLKIDKCIIQGLTKFKNGSAPHYLALLKALNTVSRELGAMVITEGVETPLQLQIVRDAGIRLVQGFLISHPKPAGYWIKNRRDICASGSRYL is encoded by the coding sequence GTGGATGATGTTACAAGAATTTTGCGAGATGAAAAAGTCTCTATAGTGTTTCAACCAATTAATGATTTAAAGAATAACTCTACCTATGCTTATGAGGCATTGGCCAGGGGACCGATGGGGGGGAATCTGTATTATCCAACGTCTTTATTTTCAGTTGCCCAAAAGTTAGGAAAAATTGATGAGATAGATTTGCTTTGTGTAAAGAAAGCATTACAAGAAAGTGAAGTCTTTCCGAAGGTTAAACTATTTATAAATGTTAGGCCTGCCACCCTATTGAACCGATCTCAAGATATCTTTAAACTGCTTCCAAAGGGTAGGAACATCGTTTTAGAGGTTGCAGAAATTGGATTAGGAGTAAAAATGCAAAAAGAACTGATCAGAGTTGTTCGTGAACTTAAGGAATATGGGATAAAGATTGCCCTTGATGACATAGGTGCCGGGGACAGAAACTTTACCAATCTCTGTGAAATTCCTGCAGATTTTCTTAAAATTGATAAATGCATAATCCAGGGGCTGACCAAGTTCAAGAATGGTTCAGCCCCTCACTACTTGGCCTTATTGAAAGCATTAAATACTGTTTCAAGGGAATTAGGTGCAATGGTGATCACCGAGGGGGTAGAGACTCCACTTCAGTTACAGATTGTGAGAGATGCCGGAATAAGGTTAGTCCAGGGTTTTCTTATTTCACATCCTAAGCCGGCAGGTTACTGGATTAAAAATAGGAGGGATATATGTGCTAGTGGGAGTCGATATTTGTAA
- a CDS encoding LNS2 domain-containing protein, translating into MLVGVDICNTISNVNYELLQRFNINLKVYPAPEVPEHFFTSPDGLKIFATARPYFRAKEMLHMISASGYKLIYMTSRPKMAEFVTRRWLDIHDFPHGRVEFVSSKEKAIMAHDAGMVAFFDDDPFVIKDLIQKGIPRVFVKTAPYNRHFASENVFRFNVWTEVTPYIKKRA; encoded by the coding sequence GTGCTAGTGGGAGTCGATATTTGTAATACTATTTCCAACGTAAATTACGAGTTGCTTCAAAGGTTCAATATAAATCTGAAAGTATATCCGGCACCAGAAGTACCGGAGCATTTCTTCACGTCACCCGATGGCCTTAAGATCTTTGCAACCGCCCGGCCCTACTTTAGAGCGAAGGAAATGCTACATATGATTTCTGCTTCAGGATATAAACTTATTTACATGACCAGCAGGCCTAAGATGGCGGAGTTTGTAACTCGTCGGTGGTTAGATATCCACGATTTTCCTCATGGTAGAGTCGAATTTGTATCCAGTAAAGAAAAAGCAATCATGGCCCATGATGCTGGGATGGTTGCCTTTTTTGATGATGATCCCTTCGTGATAAAGGATCTAATACAAAAGGGAATTCCGAGGGTATTTGTTAAAACTGCTCCATATAATAGGCATTTTGCAAGTGAAAATGTATTTAGATTTAATGTATGGACAGAGGTGACACCTTATATTAAAAAACGTGCATAA
- a CDS encoding helix-turn-helix domain-containing protein has protein sequence MAKMTDLNEHIQEMINAGSTLVVEDLEEHCGYTRFSNVLLRNPDISELDKIVYGLIRSFAFGDKINAFPGQDRLAQYVGKRRETVNASLNRLKKHGLIDWIRRGMGETNVYIIKKLPDQMILEYINREAELEKQQEGKKTLASLMKDRSKELIQSNPTNVSLDAHPSINPLKSTDVCLDTHQDVSQNAHPLKKPVKSTNVRLDTHQTDVSLDTHHDVRLDAHKENKYKNTSIKRTTTTTKKDFLSKKKGDSDSSSTIEPDKQDLPSLVSEGNVVVVDNTSTTNLESKNSEKISDHENVVVALDKEGFTDEELEDAPVFDLPEELYSQSLWRNPPQRKPQEQKQKDAVQSEQKGIPQDLELEDIYKFIAMNFEVKVDQKFIKNLALKHWHKGGLEYFLNTVLAVIQFAENKKIRFEAVLTKALEKEWKPNNRVRSKDPFLCNNRTNDQADQRKRTLMRSMYS, from the coding sequence ATGGCAAAGATGACAGATTTAAATGAACATATACAAGAAATGATTAATGCAGGATCGACGTTGGTTGTCGAAGACCTGGAAGAACACTGTGGTTATACTCGTTTTTCAAATGTGTTATTGAGAAATCCGGACATATCCGAATTGGATAAAATTGTATATGGATTGATTAGAAGTTTTGCCTTTGGGGATAAAATAAATGCCTTCCCCGGTCAGGACAGGCTTGCCCAATACGTTGGAAAAAGACGTGAGACAGTAAACGCTTCTCTAAACCGTCTTAAAAAACATGGACTAATTGACTGGATAAGGCGTGGTATGGGTGAAACAAACGTTTATATTATCAAGAAATTGCCTGATCAGATGATCTTGGAATACATTAACCGAGAGGCCGAACTTGAGAAGCAGCAAGAAGGAAAAAAGACGCTTGCCAGTTTGATGAAAGACCGAAGCAAAGAATTGATTCAGTCAAATCCCACGAATGTTAGCCTAGACGCACATCCGTCAATAAACCCCTTAAAATCAACGGATGTGTGTTTAGACACACATCAAGATGTTAGCCAAAACGCACATCCGTTAAAAAAACCTGTAAAATCAACTAATGTGCGTTTAGACACACATCAGACGGATGTTAGCCTAGACACACATCATGATGTGCGCCTAGACGCACACAAAGAAAACAAGTATAAGAATACAAGTATTAAAAGAACAACAACAACTACTAAGAAAGATTTTCTAAGTAAGAAAAAGGGTGACTCAGATTCTAGCTCGACGATTGAACCAGATAAGCAAGATCTGCCATCATTGGTCAGTGAGGGTAATGTTGTTGTTGTTGATAACACATCAACAACGAATTTAGAGAGCAAGAACTCAGAAAAAATCTCTGACCATGAAAATGTTGTTGTGGCTTTAGACAAAGAAGGATTTACTGACGAGGAACTGGAGGATGCTCCAGTTTTCGATTTACCAGAGGAATTGTACTCCCAATCCCTTTGGCGAAACCCACCCCAAAGGAAACCCCAGGAGCAAAAACAAAAAGATGCCGTTCAATCAGAGCAAAAAGGCATTCCTCAAGATTTAGAACTGGAGGATATTTATAAATTTATTGCCATGAACTTTGAGGTTAAGGTCGACCAAAAGTTTATTAAAAATTTGGCATTAAAACATTGGCACAAAGGGGGTCTGGAATATTTCTTAAACACTGTCTTGGCAGTTATTCAATTCGCAGAAAACAAAAAGATCAGGTTTGAAGCTGTATTAACAAAGGCGTTGGAAAAAGAATGGAAACCAAATAATAGAGTCAGATCCAAAGATCCTTTTTTGTGTAACAACCGAACCAACGACCAAGCAGATCAAAGGAAAAGAACCTTAATGCGTTCTATGTATTCTTAA
- a CDS encoding metal-dependent hydrolase → MLWRTHLVMGLGAGYMVAGFDPVLLAVAGVGSLLPDLDHPNSWIGNKIPVLPTITRGILGHRGALHSLAATLALGLLLGLFWGKNLGIAVAAGYLAHLVGDMFTRSGVPLLWPLPIMVKLPLVRTGSILERFVVFPVMILGLVYWAVWPMVSGYVWRVIAWIG, encoded by the coding sequence ATGCTGTGGCGAACTCATTTAGTCATGGGCCTGGGGGCTGGATATATGGTCGCAGGATTTGACCCGGTCTTATTAGCAGTTGCCGGGGTGGGGTCCTTGCTGCCTGATCTGGACCATCCAAACAGTTGGATTGGCAATAAGATACCGGTACTACCCACGATAACAAGGGGTATATTAGGGCACCGGGGGGCACTGCATAGTTTGGCTGCCACTTTAGCCTTAGGGCTGCTTCTTGGTTTATTCTGGGGTAAGAATCTTGGTATAGCGGTGGCAGCTGGGTACCTGGCGCACCTGGTGGGGGACATGTTTACCCGATCCGGTGTGCCTTTATTATGGCCTTTGCCAATCATGGTTAAGTTGCCACTGGTGAGAACCGGTAGCATACTGGAGAGGTTTGTGGTATTTCCGGTTATGATACTGGGCCTGGTTTACTGGGCAGTGTGGCCGATGGTGTCTGGTTATGTTTGGCGGGTGATAGCATGGATTGGTTAA
- a CDS encoding type IV secretory system conjugative DNA transfer family protein, whose product MDWLKKGNAAMYLVLAVVFGALVLIFPVLALVFLCMMVAWWAGGKVLYTPAIVFVTAISLGLTAGYGMKCVQQVPRFDMSSGEWVKSDVQALSIRSWFSAKELSNPGNRAGRTGVLLGSLGGLGVAVAFKRRGKKRLHGPGIVQGRPVVKGGWGDEKEAAKICEFGPPKPGKYGGGVVLGKLNGRILRVIIGRMAIAAHTAIFGATGAGKTFGWVLPNIVSTAHDGWSMVISDPKGELVAGKWNASGEYEPGIADWLKKQGYEIIILNFKDPSQGSHRWNPLFEAKDDAEFRQVCEAMILSAGKENPFFAGGESNLFTALMGLTRYGSFLKDEMRHMRTVLSLLSWPVEKLDETFEKEYRSGQIPVYFYEKWRAAAGMFNNFATGVQSKVAVMTDGPLAALTAGHDINLLALSKKKTALFCILPTIGDLKPLLTAFYYLLFKRLVEYAEANNNRLPIPVRFILDEFANIGRIPNFSNRISFDRGLGICYNYIIQNRTQLNSLYGSDVAETFLGNTDIRMALRVNDDKTAGYFTRQLGSADVWDISERKDVTWPWKRMEITKKTESKKKLDLLYPWQFYEMEFYTAVVRVPTCRPFYLDTVAFSDLKEFKELSREPKTITDFAPAVPNHVPTPAIPSAEEEDEAPTPPKRQRKRKESHPDPAPDVASVLELNKGDDDIMRMFG is encoded by the coding sequence ATGGATTGGTTAAAAAAGGGTAATGCTGCGATGTATTTAGTATTGGCAGTGGTTTTCGGGGCCCTTGTTTTAATTTTCCCGGTGCTGGCACTGGTATTTCTCTGCATGATGGTTGCTTGGTGGGCTGGTGGGAAAGTTCTCTATACACCAGCTATTGTTTTTGTTACTGCAATTAGCCTAGGTTTAACAGCTGGATATGGGATGAAGTGTGTGCAGCAAGTACCGAGGTTTGATATGAGTTCTGGTGAATGGGTAAAATCGGATGTCCAGGCTCTATCAATTAGGTCATGGTTTTCTGCAAAGGAACTATCAAACCCGGGCAACCGAGCAGGGCGCACTGGAGTTCTTTTAGGAAGTTTGGGTGGACTGGGGGTTGCGGTAGCATTTAAGAGACGAGGGAAAAAACGGTTGCATGGACCGGGGATAGTCCAAGGGCGTCCGGTGGTCAAGGGTGGTTGGGGTGACGAAAAAGAAGCTGCTAAGATATGCGAATTTGGTCCCCCGAAGCCCGGGAAGTACGGCGGAGGTGTTGTCTTAGGAAAGTTAAACGGCCGCATTTTACGGGTGATTATTGGCCGCATGGCAATTGCAGCTCACACCGCCATTTTTGGAGCCACGGGTGCAGGTAAAACCTTTGGGTGGGTTTTGCCCAACATTGTATCAACAGCCCATGATGGTTGGTCTATGGTAATTTCAGATCCCAAGGGCGAACTCGTAGCCGGCAAGTGGAATGCCAGTGGAGAATATGAGCCGGGAATTGCTGATTGGCTGAAGAAGCAGGGCTACGAGATTATAATTTTAAACTTTAAAGATCCCAGTCAGGGTAGCCACCGGTGGAATCCGTTGTTCGAGGCCAAGGATGATGCGGAATTCCGGCAAGTTTGCGAAGCCATGATTCTCAGTGCAGGAAAGGAAAACCCGTTTTTTGCTGGTGGTGAATCAAACCTTTTTACGGCATTGATGGGATTAACCCGATATGGAAGTTTTCTTAAAGACGAAATGAGGCATATGAGAACCGTGCTTTCTTTATTGTCCTGGCCAGTGGAAAAGTTGGATGAAACTTTTGAGAAGGAGTATCGCTCAGGCCAGATACCAGTCTATTTTTATGAAAAATGGCGTGCAGCTGCTGGAATGTTTAACAACTTTGCCACCGGGGTGCAAAGTAAGGTGGCTGTTATGACGGACGGTCCTCTGGCAGCCTTAACGGCCGGTCATGATATCAATCTGTTGGCTTTGTCAAAGAAAAAAACAGCGTTGTTCTGTATCTTGCCAACTATCGGAGATCTAAAGCCTTTGCTTACTGCTTTTTATTACTTGCTTTTTAAACGGTTGGTTGAATACGCAGAGGCCAATAACAATCGGCTGCCAATACCAGTTCGGTTTATCCTAGATGAGTTTGCTAACATTGGTAGAATTCCTAATTTTTCAAACCGTATATCTTTTGATCGAGGACTTGGGATTTGCTACAACTACATTATTCAAAACCGTACCCAGTTAAATAGCCTATATGGATCTGATGTTGCAGAAACGTTTTTGGGTAACACAGATATTCGGATGGCTTTAAGGGTTAACGACGATAAAACCGCCGGTTATTTTACACGACAGCTTGGCAGTGCAGACGTTTGGGATATCTCTGAGAGAAAGGACGTAACATGGCCATGGAAGCGCATGGAAATTACCAAAAAAACGGAAAGTAAGAAAAAATTGGACTTGTTATATCCTTGGCAATTCTATGAGATGGAATTCTATACAGCTGTGGTTAGGGTACCGACTTGTCGCCCATTTTATTTAGACACGGTGGCTTTTTCAGATTTAAAAGAGTTTAAGGAGCTGTCACGGGAACCAAAAACAATTACAGATTTTGCACCAGCGGTACCTAATCATGTGCCGACACCTGCCATTCCGAGCGCTGAAGAAGAGGATGAAGCACCAACACCCCCTAAGCGACAGAGAAAAAGAAAGGAAAGCCATCCGGATCCTGCACCGGACGTAGCCAGCGTATTAGAGTTAAACAAAGGGGACGACGATATTATGAGAATGTTTGGCTAG
- a CDS encoding metal-dependent hydrolase, protein MTGITHAAAGSAVGAALAALGGQEVTGAVVGAVAALLPDMDHPGSYSGRMMRPLAVWLEEKYGHRNSPTHTLLFCLTVGLILGVFVAGIMGSAFLIFSGTAGAISHLVLDGMTRSGIQPLRLFLPMLPGRQWRRVKEKLESASWTHKKWSGPIYTGKDSREFVLAVFCILLTLLIIGKQL, encoded by the coding sequence GTGACAGGTATTACTCACGCTGCGGCGGGATCTGCTGTGGGGGCGGCTCTAGCCGCCCTAGGGGGCCAGGAAGTGACGGGTGCAGTAGTTGGGGCAGTTGCAGCGTTACTTCCGGATATGGATCATCCTGGTAGTTACTCCGGCCGGATGATGAGGCCCTTGGCGGTTTGGTTGGAAGAAAAGTATGGCCACCGGAACAGCCCTACACATACGCTGCTTTTTTGTCTGACAGTAGGGTTGATTTTAGGGGTTTTCGTAGCAGGTATTATGGGCAGCGCCTTCTTAATATTCTCCGGTACCGCAGGTGCAATTTCCCATTTGGTTTTGGATGGGATGACCCGCAGTGGCATTCAGCCATTACGATTGTTCTTACCAATGCTACCAGGGAGGCAATGGAGGCGGGTCAAAGAAAAACTTGAGAGTGCATCCTGGACCCATAAAAAGTGGAGTGGTCCAATATACACCGGTAAGGACAGCAGAGAGTTTGTTCTGGCGGTGTTTTGTATTTTGTTAACTCTTTTGATTATTGGCAAACAATTATAA
- a CDS encoding RNA-binding protein S1 gives MMYKPEGYVITADRWEQLHNARERKAAVEAVVDRVTWVSEIPVWMLDMGDGIIGMVPFGETGLDSKETMVRFVGQRIFVKVKGFDKDSKIVGCSRSEVIADAREMFYKKVKEGELVPAVVKAVLARTDEKPERLQVDVGGGFYVEVPRKDATRSQVLRLDELFPSGTSVRARVIQVDAENNRIRISLYDPQDPWETFDARRGDFLSGRVVKVVDDPIKLVFLEVKPGIVGIANLPQRGRLRKGDVVPVAVTMFSREKKKLHLRIKGARLA, from the coding sequence ATGATGTATAAACCTGAAGGATATGTAATAACTGCTGATAGATGGGAGCAGTTGCATAATGCAAGGGAACGAAAGGCTGCCGTTGAAGCAGTTGTGGACCGAGTAACCTGGGTAAGTGAAATTCCTGTCTGGATGCTGGATATGGGGGATGGAATAATCGGTATGGTACCCTTTGGTGAAACGGGTCTGGATTCAAAGGAAACCATGGTTCGGTTTGTGGGACAGAGGATATTTGTTAAAGTAAAGGGATTCGATAAGGACTCTAAGATTGTGGGATGTTCAAGAAGCGAAGTTATTGCTGATGCCAGGGAGATGTTCTACAAGAAGGTTAAGGAAGGAGAGCTGGTACCGGCAGTGGTAAAGGCAGTGTTGGCCAGAACTGATGAAAAACCTGAACGTCTCCAGGTTGATGTAGGTGGGGGATTTTATGTGGAGGTACCCAGAAAAGATGCTACCCGGAGTCAAGTTCTTCGTCTTGATGAGCTGTTTCCCTCAGGGACTTCTGTCCGGGCCCGGGTTATTCAAGTGGATGCGGAGAATAACAGAATCCGGATTTCTCTATATGACCCACAAGATCCATGGGAAACCTTTGATGCAAGAAGAGGAGATTTTCTATCCGGCCGTGTTGTAAAGGTTGTTGACGATCCGATCAAACTTGTTTTTCTTGAGGTTAAGCCAGGAATTGTGGGGATTGCAAATTTACCGCAGCGTGGGCGTTTAAGAAAAGGTGACGTGGTACCGGTGGCCGTCACAATGTTTAGCAGAGAGAAGAAGAAGCTACATTTAAGAATTAAAGGGGCTCGGTTGGCCTAA
- a CDS encoding DUF3800 domain-containing protein encodes MSENCIRLFFDESGKNSDKPTLMGGLLIPDTVYRLKEFENLSALLKSAQLKLHWNEYSGGDNDRKNISNVIYSLMQYATMFKFNVIMYHKPNGQDYNSGLFKKMVYNKLPERILYGLLRHGVAVKTEVEIMIEKSTEYENTQLNKKIVDQLNIHSMYRGEPFHIRNCCLIPKGKEIGLELTDLILGIIRTIIKNKTNDSKGNTARNILITELLKNKNFYNFLINIKFFEWTAEKVLRDVDFNDYLQLFLSKQVSWLSYLHSLPNYKGEQ; translated from the coding sequence ATGTCAGAAAATTGTATTAGGTTATTTTTTGATGAAAGTGGAAAGAACAGTGATAAACCCACTTTGATGGGGGGATTATTAATACCTGATACTGTTTATCGACTAAAAGAGTTTGAAAATTTATCTGCTTTATTAAAAAGTGCTCAATTAAAACTCCATTGGAATGAATATTCTGGTGGTGATAACGATCGGAAAAATATATCTAATGTTATTTATTCACTAATGCAATATGCAACAATGTTTAAGTTCAATGTAATTATGTATCATAAGCCTAATGGTCAGGATTATAATTCTGGGCTATTTAAAAAAATGGTCTATAACAAATTACCCGAACGGATTCTTTATGGGTTACTTAGACATGGAGTTGCTGTAAAAACAGAAGTAGAAATAATGATCGAAAAATCAACTGAGTATGAGAATACTCAGTTAAATAAAAAAATCGTTGATCAACTAAATATTCATTCCATGTATAGGGGCGAGCCTTTTCATATAAGAAATTGTTGTTTAATTCCTAAAGGAAAAGAAATAGGATTGGAACTTACAGATCTAATTCTCGGAATTATAAGGACTATCATCAAAAATAAAACCAATGATTCAAAAGGGAATACGGCAAGAAATATACTTATTACTGAGTTGCTTAAAAACAAAAATTTTTATAATTTCCTAATAAATATTAAGTTTTTTGAATGGACTGCGGAAAAAGTTCTAAGAGATGTTGATTTTAATGATTATTTGCAGTTGTTTTTATCTAAACAGGTTTCGTGGTTAAGTTACTTACATAGCTTACCAAATTACAAAGGTGAGCAATAA